A genomic segment from Propionibacteriaceae bacterium ZF39 encodes:
- a CDS encoding DUF4921 family protein, giving the protein MLSAHLPEAAYLSRMRDGTVKQVNPFTGSQIWTVPGRGNRPLGVVSPDPKPITAEDHTKHCAFCSDRYLETPPEKGRMVRDENGWRTLLRLPAEELFDTIAEFRRVPNLFAILSYDYWHENYGYELPPHIEERRQNYLASEAGLAHVLKVCEQKARAGGMTPEAWAALDRESQLAGSWGFFGSTHDVVIGRRHFVDGATRDNQLASSGTLTPEEHFRYTEFTVEAMRTLYSMNRYARYVAVFQNWLKPAGASFDHLHKQLAAIDERGVQTELELSRVRANPNLFNEGAVNYASYQNLVIAENDYAVAFAGFGHRYPTLEIYSKARTPEPWLHTEAEMRAMSDLIHACQAATGPDVPSNEEWHHKAPDVDVPMPWRVMLKWRVSTLAGFEGGTKIYLNTIDPWTLRDRVVLELFRLRAEGRIADNLRIATECECRPNCLRYNPQLR; this is encoded by the coding sequence GTGTTGAGCGCTCATCTTCCCGAAGCGGCGTACCTCTCCCGGATGCGGGACGGCACCGTCAAGCAGGTGAATCCCTTCACGGGATCCCAGATCTGGACGGTCCCGGGCCGGGGCAATCGACCCCTGGGCGTCGTCAGCCCGGACCCCAAGCCGATCACGGCCGAGGACCACACGAAACACTGCGCATTCTGTTCGGATCGCTATCTGGAGACCCCGCCCGAGAAGGGGCGGATGGTGCGCGACGAGAATGGCTGGCGTACGCTCCTGCGGCTTCCGGCCGAGGAACTCTTCGACACCATCGCCGAATTCCGCCGGGTCCCCAACCTCTTCGCGATCCTGTCCTATGACTATTGGCACGAGAATTACGGCTATGAATTGCCGCCCCACATCGAGGAACGCCGCCAGAACTATCTGGCCAGTGAGGCGGGCCTCGCGCATGTTCTGAAAGTCTGCGAGCAGAAGGCTCGTGCTGGTGGGATGACCCCGGAGGCGTGGGCGGCCCTCGATCGGGAGTCGCAGCTGGCCGGGTCGTGGGGGTTCTTCGGGAGTACGCACGATGTCGTCATCGGTCGCCGGCATTTCGTCGACGGCGCGACCAGGGACAATCAGCTCGCCTCGTCGGGAACGCTGACGCCGGAGGAGCATTTCCGTTATACGGAGTTCACGGTCGAGGCGATGCGGACGCTCTATTCGATGAATCGGTATGCCCGCTATGTCGCCGTTTTCCAGAACTGGCTCAAGCCCGCCGGTGCGTCGTTCGATCATCTCCACAAGCAGCTCGCGGCGATCGACGAGCGGGGCGTACAAACCGAGCTCGAGCTCTCCCGCGTTCGCGCGAATCCGAACCTGTTCAACGAGGGCGCGGTGAACTATGCGTCCTATCAGAACCTTGTCATCGCGGAGAACGACTATGCGGTGGCGTTCGCCGGATTCGGGCATCGCTATCCGACGCTGGAGATCTATTCCAAGGCGCGTACGCCCGAACCCTGGCTCCACACCGAAGCCGAAATGCGTGCCATGTCCGATCTGATCCATGCGTGCCAGGCGGCCACCGGGCCGGATGTGCCGAGTAACGAGGAGTGGCACCACAAGGCCCCCGATGTGGACGTGCCGATGCCCTGGCGTGTGATGCTCAAGTGGCGGGTGTCGACGCTGGCGGGGTTCGAGGGTGGCACGAAGATCTATCTCAACACCATCGATCCCTGGACCCTGCGCGATCGGGTCGTGCTCGAGCTCTTCCGCCTCCGCGCCGAGGGGCGCATCGCCGACAACCTGCGCATCGCCACCGAGTGCGAGTGCCGGCCCAACTGCCTGCGCTACAACCCGCAGTTGCGCTGA
- a CDS encoding ParA family protein: MTRVVSIVNMKGGVAKTTTTIMLAEFLAGELGKRVLLLDVDPQISLTIALVGEEKWMQAHQAGRTMSTLFAEEIDDPAERTWDAPKSILRNASNVRAVTEVDLLPSSPNVLRMQGQLTAMAMASRGSRDPDTILRDGLQPVVDDYDYVLIDCPPSMDGLTMNALRMSEAYLIPTVPDVLSTYGIPMIQEYVKEFAEDAEFDAPHELGLVLTKFQRNSKVHWTTIQKLNSNPSLPELLEPWVPQSNDIAAAAEFKEYSTLTVKYGQTHVRTLSGLARTFHDRVESLPEPDGLEGDRADD, from the coding sequence ATGACCCGTGTCGTTTCGATCGTCAACATGAAGGGCGGCGTGGCCAAGACCACGACGACGATCATGCTGGCGGAGTTTCTGGCCGGCGAACTGGGCAAGCGAGTGCTGCTGCTCGATGTCGACCCCCAGATCAGCCTCACCATCGCCCTCGTCGGCGAGGAAAAGTGGATGCAGGCCCACCAGGCCGGCCGCACGATGTCCACCCTGTTCGCCGAGGAGATCGACGACCCCGCCGAGCGGACCTGGGATGCCCCGAAGTCGATCCTGCGCAATGCCTCGAACGTCCGGGCCGTGACCGAGGTCGACCTGTTGCCCTCGTCGCCGAATGTGCTGCGGATGCAGGGCCAGCTGACCGCGATGGCGATGGCCAGCCGCGGTTCGCGCGATCCGGACACGATCCTTCGCGATGGCCTCCAGCCCGTGGTGGACGACTACGACTATGTCCTGATCGATTGCCCGCCCAGCATGGACGGGCTCACGATGAACGCGCTGCGGATGTCCGAGGCGTACCTCATTCCCACCGTCCCCGACGTCCTCTCCACCTATGGCATTCCGATGATCCAGGAATACGTCAAGGAGTTCGCCGAGGACGCCGAGTTCGATGCGCCGCACGAGCTCGGCCTGGTGTTGACCAAGTTCCAGCGCAATTCCAAGGTGCACTGGACGACCATCCAGAAGCTCAACAGCAACCCGAGCCTGCCGGAGCTGCTCGAGCCGTGGGTGCCGCAGTCGAACGACATCGCCGCCGCTGCCGAGTTCAAGGAGTATTCGACGCTGACGGTGAAGTACGGCCAGACCCACGTGCGGACCCTCTCCGGACTGGCCAGGACCTTCCACGACAGGGTCGAGTCCCTCCCGGAACCGGACGGCCTGGAGGGGGACCGCGCAGATGATTGA
- the galE gene encoding UDP-glucose 4-epimerase GalE gives MRVLITGGAGYIGATIGSACQDAGHEVVVLDDLSAGRREFTEGREFFEGDVGDVVLLDKVLATGIDAVVHCAAKIIVPESVADPIGYYRTNVSKSIDLAETLVRHGVRRVVFSSSASIYASTDDFLVTETSPFGPQSPYARTKAMMEWVLEDVARTGALQVLPLRYFNPIGADPQLRTGQQVADPTHVLGRIMNADLNNEPFTITGCDWPTPDGSGLRDYIHVWDLARAHVAALENIDQVCADQPYVPINIGTGKPSTVRDLVQAYQEATGHDLDVREGPARPGDVAGVYASADHAADLLNWRAERTLTDGIRDALAWQEVRPQRLGY, from the coding sequence ATGCGGGTACTCATCACGGGCGGCGCGGGGTATATCGGCGCCACGATCGGATCGGCCTGCCAGGACGCGGGCCACGAGGTAGTGGTTCTGGACGATCTGTCCGCGGGCCGGCGGGAGTTCACGGAGGGGCGCGAGTTCTTCGAGGGCGATGTGGGCGACGTCGTCCTGCTCGACAAGGTCCTGGCCACGGGCATCGACGCCGTGGTCCACTGCGCGGCCAAGATCATCGTGCCGGAGTCGGTGGCGGACCCCATTGGTTACTACCGCACCAACGTGTCGAAGAGCATCGATCTGGCGGAGACGTTGGTACGCCACGGCGTCCGCCGGGTCGTGTTCTCCTCCTCGGCGTCGATCTATGCCTCCACCGACGACTTCCTCGTGACCGAGACCAGTCCGTTCGGCCCCCAGAGCCCGTATGCCCGCACCAAGGCCATGATGGAGTGGGTCCTCGAGGACGTGGCCAGGACGGGTGCGCTGCAGGTGCTGCCGCTGCGCTACTTCAACCCGATCGGCGCCGACCCGCAGTTGCGCACCGGCCAGCAGGTCGCGGATCCCACGCACGTCCTTGGCCGCATCATGAACGCCGACCTGAACAACGAGCCCTTCACCATCACCGGCTGTGACTGGCCGACGCCGGACGGATCGGGGCTGCGGGACTACATCCACGTCTGGGACCTCGCGCGCGCCCACGTCGCCGCCCTCGAGAACATCGACCAGGTCTGCGCCGACCAGCCGTATGTGCCGATCAACATCGGCACGGGCAAGCCGTCGACGGTCCGGGACCTCGTGCAGGCGTACCAGGAAGCCACCGGCCACGACCTCGACGTTCGCGAGGGACCGGCTCGACCGGGCGATGTGGCCGGGGTGTACGCCTCAGCGGACCATGCGGCGGACCTGCTCAACTGGCGCGCGGAGCGTACCCTCACCGACGGCATCCGCGACGCGCTCGCCTGGCAGGAGGTACGCCCGCAGCGGCTGGGTTACTGA
- the rpsJ gene encoding 30S ribosomal protein S10: MAGQKIRIRLKAYDHEVIDSSARKIVDTVTRTGAKVAGPVPLPTEKNVFCVIRSPHKYKDSREHFEMRTHKRLIDIIDPTPKTVDSLMRLDLPAGVDIEIKL, translated from the coding sequence GTGGCGGGACAAAAGATCCGCATCAGGCTCAAGGCCTATGACCATGAGGTCATCGACTCTTCCGCTCGCAAGATCGTCGACACGGTCACGCGGACGGGTGCCAAGGTTGCCGGCCCGGTGCCGCTGCCGACCGAGAAGAACGTGTTCTGTGTGATCCGTTCGCCCCATAAATACAAGGACAGCCGCGAGCACTTCGAGATGCGTACGCACAAGCGGCTGATCGACATCATCGACCCCACCCCGAAGACCGTTGACTCGCTTATGCGTCTCGACCTTCCCGCGGGCGTGGATATCGAAATCAAGCTCTGA
- the rplC gene encoding 50S ribosomal protein L3 — MSNATNERTVKGILGTKLGMTQLWDENNKVIPVTVIQAGPCVVTQVRTPEVDGYNAVQLGFGAIKAKKVTKPAAGHFEKAGVTPRKHLVELRTADASEYTLGQEVGADVFEAGAIVDVTGVSRGKGTAGVMKRHGFAGLRASHGVHRKHRAPGSIGGCATPGRVFKGLAMAGRMGVDKVTVQNLAIHAVDAERGLILVKGAIPGPKNGLVVVRTAAKKGEKKA; from the coding sequence ATGAGCAACGCGACGAATGAACGCACCGTCAAGGGCATCCTGGGCACCAAGCTCGGCATGACCCAGCTCTGGGACGAGAACAACAAGGTCATCCCCGTGACCGTGATCCAGGCCGGCCCGTGTGTCGTGACCCAGGTCCGCACCCCCGAGGTCGACGGCTACAACGCCGTCCAGCTCGGCTTCGGCGCGATCAAGGCCAAGAAGGTCACCAAGCCGGCCGCTGGTCACTTCGAGAAGGCCGGCGTGACCCCGCGCAAGCACCTGGTCGAGCTCCGCACCGCTGACGCGTCGGAATACACGCTGGGCCAGGAAGTCGGCGCCGATGTCTTCGAGGCCGGCGCGATTGTCGACGTCACCGGCGTGAGCCGGGGCAAGGGCACCGCCGGTGTCATGAAGCGTCATGGCTTCGCCGGTCTGCGCGCCTCCCATGGTGTGCACCGCAAGCACCGTGCGCCGGGCTCCATCGGTGGCTGCGCCACCCCGGGCCGCGTGTTCAAGGGCCTGGCGATGGCCGGCCGCATGGGTGTCGACAAGGTCACCGTGCAGAACCTGGCGATCCACGCGGTTGACGCCGAGCGTGGCCTGATCCTGGTCAAGGGTGCTATCCCCGGCCCCAAGAACGGGCTCGTGGTCGTGCGCACCGCTGCCAAGAAGGGTGAGAAGAAGGCATGA
- the rplD gene encoding 50S ribosomal protein L4 — MSKALSVDVVDSNGKKAGSAELPAALFGVEPNIPLIHQVVVAQLAAARQGTHKAKTRGEVRGGGAKPWRQKGTGRARQGSRRAPQWTGGGVVHGPVPRDYSQRTPKKMIAAALRGALSDRAADGNVHVINNLVEGDVPSTKQALAALAAVAKSNKVLVVLHRDEDLAWLSLRNAHNVHVLIADQLNAYDVLVSDEVVFTAAALDSFVSGPAKASSAKATETEAKAEPTNAELAAAETAASDEDTSEPTNAELAADEDQEESK; from the coding sequence ATGAGCAAGGCTTTGAGCGTCGACGTCGTCGACTCCAACGGCAAGAAGGCCGGCAGCGCCGAGCTGCCCGCCGCCCTGTTCGGTGTCGAGCCGAACATCCCCCTGATCCACCAGGTCGTCGTGGCCCAGCTCGCGGCCGCCCGTCAGGGCACCCACAAGGCCAAGACCCGCGGGGAGGTCCGCGGTGGCGGTGCGAAGCCGTGGCGCCAGAAGGGCACCGGCCGCGCCCGTCAGGGTTCGCGTCGTGCGCCCCAGTGGACCGGTGGTGGCGTCGTGCACGGTCCCGTGCCGCGTGACTACTCCCAGCGGACCCCCAAGAAGATGATCGCTGCCGCCCTGCGCGGTGCGCTCTCCGACCGGGCTGCCGACGGCAACGTCCACGTGATCAACAATCTCGTCGAGGGCGATGTGCCGTCGACCAAGCAGGCGCTCGCTGCGCTGGCTGCTGTGGCCAAGTCCAACAAGGTCCTGGTCGTGCTCCACCGCGATGAGGATCTCGCCTGGCTCAGCCTCCGCAACGCGCACAACGTGCACGTGCTGATCGCTGACCAGCTGAACGCCTATGACGTGCTCGTCTCCGACGAGGTCGTCTTCACCGCCGCTGCGCTGGACTCCTTCGTGTCCGGTCCGGCCAAGGCCTCCTCGGCCAAGGCCACCGAGACCGAGGCCAAGGCGGAGCCGACCAACGCCGAACTCGCCGCCGCCGAGACCGCTGCGTCCGATGAGGACACCAGCGAGCCGACCAACGCCGAGCTTGCCGCTGACGAGGACCAGGAGGAGTCGAAGTGA
- the rplW gene encoding 50S ribosomal protein L23, with amino-acid sequence MSDALKIRDHRDILLAPVVSEKSYGLLDQNKYTFLVAKSANKTEVKIAVETIFDVKVTNVNTVNRVGKTRRTRAGLGKRPDTKRAIVTIADGQRIDIFAGPAS; translated from the coding sequence GTGAGCGACGCCCTGAAGATCCGCGACCACCGCGACATCCTGCTCGCGCCGGTCGTGTCCGAGAAGTCGTACGGGCTGCTGGACCAGAACAAGTACACGTTCCTGGTTGCCAAGAGCGCGAACAAGACCGAGGTCAAGATCGCCGTCGAGACGATCTTCGATGTCAAGGTCACCAACGTGAACACCGTGAACCGTGTCGGCAAGACCCGGCGTACGCGTGCGGGCCTGGGCAAGCGCCCGGACACCAAGCGCGCCATCGTCACGATCGCCGACGGCCAGCGCATCGACATCTTCGCCGGTCCGGCGTCCTGA
- the rplB gene encoding 50S ribosomal protein L2 yields the protein MGIRKYKPTTPGRRGSSVADFAEITRSTPEKSLLAPKPKTGGRNNSGRITTRHIGGGHKQAYRIVDFKRYDKDGVPAKVAHIEYDPNRTARLALLHYADGEKRYIIAPQNLKQGMTVEAGEGADIKPGNNLALRNIPVGTTVHAVELRPGGGAKMGRSAGASIQLVAREGKMATLRMPSGEMRMVDVRCRATVGEVGNAEQSNINWGKAGRNRWKGKRPTVRGVVMNPVDHPHGGGEGKTSGGRHPVSPWGKPEGRTRDKNKASNRLIVRRRKTGKKR from the coding sequence ATGGGTATCCGTAAGTACAAGCCGACAACCCCGGGTCGTCGCGGCTCGTCGGTTGCCGACTTCGCCGAGATCACTCGGTCGACCCCGGAGAAGTCGCTGCTGGCTCCGAAGCCGAAGACCGGTGGTCGCAACAACTCCGGTCGCATCACCACCCGTCACATCGGTGGTGGGCACAAGCAGGCGTACCGCATCGTCGACTTCAAGCGCTATGACAAGGACGGCGTGCCGGCCAAGGTCGCTCACATCGAGTACGACCCGAACCGCACCGCCCGTCTCGCGCTGCTCCACTACGCCGATGGCGAGAAGCGCTACATCATCGCCCCGCAGAACCTGAAGCAGGGCATGACGGTCGAGGCCGGCGAAGGCGCGGACATCAAGCCGGGCAACAACCTGGCGCTCCGCAACATCCCGGTCGGCACCACGGTGCACGCCGTTGAGCTCCGCCCCGGTGGCGGTGCCAAGATGGGCCGCTCCGCCGGTGCGTCGATCCAGCTCGTCGCTCGTGAGGGCAAGATGGCGACCCTGCGCATGCCTTCGGGCGAAATGCGCATGGTGGACGTCCGCTGCCGCGCGACCGTGGGCGAGGTCGGCAACGCCGAGCAGTCCAACATCAACTGGGGCAAGGCCGGCCGCAACCGCTGGAAGGGCAAGCGCCCGACCGTCCGCGGTGTCGTGATGAACCCGGTCGACCACCCGCACGGTGGTGGCGAGGGCAAGACCTCCGGTGGCCGTCACCCGGTGTCGCCGTGGGGCAAGCCCGAGGGGCGTACCCGCGACAAGAACAAGGCGAGCAACCGTCTGATCGTCCGCCGTCGCAAGACCGGCAAGAAGCGCTGA
- the rpsS gene encoding 30S ribosomal protein S19 — protein MPRSLKKGPFIDDHLLKKVEVQMEKGTKNAVIKTWSRRSMIIPDMIGLTIAVHDGRKHVPVFITDAMVGHKLGEFAPTRTFKGHVKEDRKSKRGR, from the coding sequence ATGCCACGCAGCCTTAAGAAGGGTCCCTTCATCGACGACCACCTCCTCAAGAAGGTGGAAGTGCAGATGGAAAAGGGCACCAAGAACGCCGTCATCAAGACCTGGTCGCGCCGCTCGATGATCATCCCCGACATGATCGGGCTGACCATCGCCGTGCACGACGGTCGCAAGCATGTGCCGGTCTTCATCACCGACGCCATGGTTGGTCACAAGCTGGGCGAGTTTGCGCCCACGCGGACCTTCAAGGGCCACGTGAAGGAAGACCGCAAGTCCAAGCGCGGACGCTGA
- the rplV gene encoding 50S ribosomal protein L22 → MSTEEKARPSRRAALLGDRPGSYAIARHVRMSPTKVRRVVDVVRGMDVNDALDVLKYAPQAASEPVYKLVASATANAQNTDNLRADDLFISQVFVDEGMTMRRIRPRAKGSASRIMKRSSHITVVVEPREARDAAKKSRKNAEKEA, encoded by the coding sequence ATGAGCACTGAAGAGAAGGCACGGCCCAGCCGCCGCGCCGCCCTGCTCGGGGATCGTCCTGGCTCGTACGCCATCGCCCGCCACGTGCGGATGTCGCCGACCAAGGTCCGTCGCGTCGTCGATGTCGTTCGCGGCATGGACGTCAACGACGCCCTGGACGTGCTGAAATACGCCCCCCAGGCGGCCTCCGAGCCCGTTTACAAGCTGGTTGCCTCGGCGACCGCCAATGCCCAGAACACCGACAACCTGCGCGCCGATGACCTGTTCATCTCGCAGGTGTTCGTGGACGAGGGCATGACCATGCGCCGCATCCGGCCGCGGGCCAAGGGCTCCGCGTCCCGCATCATGAAGCGCTCCAGCCACATCACCGTTGTGGTCGAGCCGCGCGAGGCCCGCGACGCAGCCAAGAAGTCCCGCAAGAACGCCGAGAAGGAGGCCTGA
- the rpsC gene encoding 30S ribosomal protein S3 encodes MGQKINPNGFRLGVTTDHKTRWYADKTYKDFLGEDIKIREYLTSKLERAGISSVEIERRSERVTIYLYAARPGIVIGRNGAEAERVRGELEKLTGKQVQLNILEVKNPEIDAQLVAQGVAEQLGQRVAFRRAMRKAQQTAMRAGAKGIRIKCSGRLGGAEMSRAEFYREGRVPLHTLRADIDYGFFEARTTFGRIGVKVWIYKGDVSGTRAERAAQKAARNNAPGGRGGRPARGGRPGRGDRPERGGRRREGGRPEGNDNAAQAPAEAASATETAGA; translated from the coding sequence ATGGGGCAGAAAATCAATCCCAATGGCTTCCGCCTGGGTGTGACCACCGACCACAAGACGCGTTGGTATGCCGACAAGACCTACAAGGACTTCCTCGGCGAGGACATCAAGATCCGGGAATACCTCACCTCCAAGCTGGAGCGTGCGGGCATTTCCTCGGTCGAGATCGAGCGTCGCTCGGAGCGCGTGACCATCTATCTGTACGCCGCCCGCCCGGGCATCGTCATCGGCCGCAACGGCGCCGAGGCGGAGCGCGTGCGCGGCGAGCTCGAGAAGCTCACCGGCAAGCAGGTCCAGCTGAACATCCTCGAGGTCAAGAACCCCGAGATCGATGCCCAGCTGGTGGCCCAGGGTGTCGCCGAGCAGCTCGGCCAGCGTGTCGCGTTCCGTCGCGCCATGCGCAAGGCCCAGCAGACCGCCATGCGCGCCGGCGCCAAGGGCATCCGGATCAAGTGCTCCGGCCGTCTCGGTGGTGCCGAAATGTCGCGTGCCGAGTTCTATCGCGAGGGTCGCGTCCCGCTGCACACGCTGCGTGCGGACATCGACTACGGCTTCTTCGAGGCCCGCACCACCTTCGGCCGCATCGGCGTGAAGGTGTGGATCTACAAGGGTGACGTTTCGGGTACGCGCGCCGAGCGCGCCGCCCAGAAGGCCGCTCGCAACAACGCCCCCGGTGGCCGTGGTGGCCGTCCGGCCCGTGGCGGCCGTCCCGGCCGTGGCGATCGTCCCGAGCGCGGCGGTCGCCGTCGTGAGGGTGGCCGTCCCGAGGGCAACGACAACGCCGCCCAGGCTCCGGCTGAGGCTGCGTCCGCTACCGAGACCGCGGGAGCCTGA
- the rplP gene encoding 50S ribosomal protein L16 — translation MLIPRRVKFRKQHHPKRSGLSKGGNELAFGDFGIQALESAYVTNRQIESARIAMTRHIKRGGKVWINIYPDRPLTKKPAETRMGSGKGSPEWWVANIKPGRVMFELSGVQEDVAREAMRLAIHKLPMKARFIKREGGDI, via the coding sequence ATGCTGATTCCCCGTCGTGTGAAGTTCCGCAAGCAGCACCACCCGAAGCGCTCCGGCCTGTCCAAGGGTGGCAACGAGCTTGCGTTCGGTGATTTCGGCATCCAGGCGCTGGAGTCGGCGTACGTCACCAACCGTCAGATCGAGTCCGCGCGTATCGCCATGACTCGTCACATCAAGCGAGGTGGAAAGGTGTGGATCAACATCTACCCCGACCGCCCGCTGACCAAGAAGCCGGCCGAAACCCGCATGGGTTCCGGCAAGGGTTCCCCCGAGTGGTGGGTCGCCAACATCAAGCCCGGACGCGTCATGTTCGAGCTCTCCGGTGTGCAGGAAGACGTGGCCCGCGAGGCCATGCGCCTGGCGATCCACAAGTTGCCGATGAAGGCACGCTTCATCAAGCGTGAAGGTGGTGATATCTGA
- the rpmC gene encoding 50S ribosomal protein L29 — MATKSATAADLRGMSRDALNAKVSELKEELFTLRFQAATGQLETQGRLRNVRKDIARIYTVLQERNLGIVPEPEAAEKSEEKKA, encoded by the coding sequence ATGGCAACGAAGTCTGCTACCGCCGCCGACCTGCGCGGCATGAGCCGCGATGCCCTCAATGCCAAGGTCAGCGAGCTGAAGGAAGAGCTGTTCACGCTGCGCTTCCAGGCCGCCACCGGCCAGCTTGAGACCCAGGGTCGCCTGCGCAACGTCCGCAAGGACATCGCGCGGATCTACACCGTGCTGCAGGAGCGCAACCTGGGGATCGTGCCCGAGCCCGAGGCTGCTGAGAAGTCCGAAGAGAAGAAGGCCTGA
- the rpsQ gene encoding 30S ribosomal protein S17, translating into MSETTENVDQKATEEGTERSARKVRTGMVVSDKMDKTIVVAVEDRVKHRLYGKVMRRTIRLKAHDENNEAGTGDRVRVMETRPLSATKRWRLLEIVEKAK; encoded by the coding sequence ATGAGCGAAACCACTGAGAACGTGGATCAGAAGGCCACCGAGGAGGGGACCGAGCGCTCTGCGCGCAAGGTCCGGACCGGCATGGTCGTCAGCGACAAGATGGACAAGACCATCGTCGTCGCCGTCGAGGACCGCGTGAAGCACCGCCTCTATGGCAAGGTCATGCGCCGTACCATCCGCCTCAAGGCCCACGACGAGAACAACGAAGCCGGCACCGGCGACCGCGTGCGTGTCATGGAGACCCGCCCGCTGTCCGCCACCAAGCGCTGGCGTCTCCTTGAGATCGTCGAGAAGGCGAAGTAA